The following proteins come from a genomic window of Lolium rigidum isolate FL_2022 chromosome 5, APGP_CSIRO_Lrig_0.1, whole genome shotgun sequence:
- the LOC124655908 gene encoding uncharacterized protein LOC124655908 isoform X1, producing the protein MALLTLRLAHHHLLHAPPAQRRRRLRSCSHQRLVVSCSAAQVSGRGAAAVVWFKHDLRVDDHPGLVAACAERRRPVVPLYVFDRRILAGYSDTMLELLLFALKDLKSTLKLQQSDLLIALGNAEDVVLKLANEVQAGIIYTEEEVEHSVCSVLADVESSLSNGSFTWVNPPEIEVWSAPLYDYKSLRELSASRDQFLKEKLPMPTPLSSPTFTALNVGLDTGSLPTLEELKIFLKESRMPQDDWVPTKIMSAKSILKATLRQRKIKSNVELSVSDGENIEDITTNAGASGRRIKDSFFALESSLEVRGGTDITLDALDAYLKYLEGTGKASWQELHDKVRFAETRDGASFYTLFGPAIQLGVISRRRVYHETIQYERDRNAGFVSPFGYSTPTVTSAVDAICSLEWSWLLALKSKVCIEGKYPLKFWRWKGYLIQYTSVGCEGPAVLLVHGFGASLQHFRDNISSMADGGHRVWAITLLGFGRSEKPNVDYSELLWSELLRDFIVDVVREPVHLVGNSIGGYICAIAAGLWPSLANSLVLLNSAGSVVPSYSFIPLNKEGRTSWLSGLQARLLLLFLRSRAGGILKKYYPTRTERVDKPLVEEIIRASYDPGATTVIESIFNFNLSIPLNFLFDSFGGNILVIQGMKDPLIKSESFVSMLREHCSKVQIRELNAGHAPHDEVPDEVNSLLSEWMKVNESELKPALEKSKAI; encoded by the exons ATGGCACTCCTCACGCTCCGCCTcgcccaccaccacctcctccacgccCCGCCCgcgcaacgccgccgccgcctccgcagcTGCAGCCACCAGCGCCTCGTCGTCTCCTGCAGCGCGGCCCAAGTGAGCggccgaggcgcggcggcggtggtgtggTTCAAGCATGACCTCCGCGTCGACGACCACCCGGGCCTCGTCGCCGCCTgcgccgagcgccgccgccccGTCGTGCCGCTCTACGTCTTCGACCGCCGCATCCTCGCCG GTTATTCAGATACAATGTTGGAACTGTTACTTTTTGCTTTGAAAGACCTTAAGTCGACATTGAAGCTTCAACAGTCTGATCTGCTCATAGCCTTGGGAAATGCTGAAGATGTTGTTCTGAAGCTTGCAAATGAG GTACAAGCGGGCATCATTTATACGGAAGAGGAGGTTGAACACAGTGTGTGCAGTGTTCTAGCCGATGTTGAATCGTCTTTGTCTAATGGATCTTTTACATGGGTAAACCCTCCTGAGATAgaggtttggagtgccccattGTATGACTATAAG AGTTTGAGGGAGTTGTCAGCATCACGCGATCAATTtttgaaggagaaactaccgatgCCCACACCTCTCTCTTCCCCAACTTTTACTGCTCTAAATGTGGGGTTAGACACAG GTTCTCTACCCACACTTGAAGAACTAAAAATATTCCTGAAAGAGAGTAGAATGCCACAAGATGATTGGGTCCCTACCAAGATCATGTCAGCAAAATCTATTCTAAAAGCCACCCTCAGACAGAGAAAGATTAAAAGTAACGTTGAACTCAGTGTCAGCGATGGCGAAAACATAGAAGATATCACCACAAACGCTGGTGCATCGGGGAGGAGAATTAAGGATTCATTTTTTGCATTAGAAAGTTCACTTGAAGTTAGAGGTGGAACAGATATTACTCTGGATGCTTTAGATGCTTACTTGAAATACCTGGAAGGCACAGGAAAAGCTAGTTGGCAAGA GTTGCATGATAAAGTTCGGTTTGCTGAAACCAGGGATGGTGCTTCATTTTACACCTTGTTTGGTCCTGCAATTCAGCTTGGAGTCATATCTAGGAGGAGAGTTTACCATGAAACTATTCAATATGAGAGAGATCGCAATGCTGGTTTTGTATCACCATTTGGATACTCAACACCTACAGTGACATCGGCAGTAGATGCTATCTGTTCATTGGAG TGGTCCTGGCTCTTGGCCTTGAAATCCAAAGTATGCATTGAGGGAAAGTATCCTTTGAAGTTTTGGAGATGGAAGGGTTATCTTATACAG TATACTTCGGTTGGTTGTGAAGGTCCTGCAGTTCTTCTTGTGCATGGCTTTGGAGCTTCCCTGCAGCACTTTCGTGACAATATCAGCAGCATGGCTGATGGAGGACACCGAGTTTGGGCAATTACCCTTCTTGGCTTTGGCAGATCAGAGAAACCAAATGTTGACTACTCAGAACTTTTGTGGTCAGAATTACTAAGGGACTTTATTGTTGATGTTGTGAGGGAGCCTGTTCATCTTGTTGGCAACTCTATTGGAG GTTATATTTGTGCTATTGCTGCTGGCTTATGGCCTTCTCTTGCAAATTCTCTGGTTCTTTTGAACTCAGCTGGTTCAGTTGTTCCAAGTTACTCCTTCATCCCATTGAATAAA GAAGGACGAACCTCATGGCTTTCAGGATTGCAGGCTCGCCTCCTTTTGCTCTTTTTGAGGTCAAGGGCAGGAGGCATTCTCAAGAAATACTATCCGACT AGAACTGAACGGGTTGACAAGCCACTCGTGGAAGAGATTATAAGGGCT TCATATGACCCTGGTGCAACAACAGTTATTGAGAGCATATTCAACTTCAATCTTTCAATTCCTCTTAATTTTCTGTTTGATTCTTTTGGAGGAAACATCTTAGTTATTCAG GGAATGAAAGATCCACTTATAAAATCCGAGTCATTTGTTTCCATGCTTAGAGAGCATTGCAGCAAGGTTCAGATTAGGGAATTAAATGCAG GTCATGCTCCACATGATGAAGTTCCCGATGAAGTAAACTCCTTACTGTCTGAATGGATGAAAGTGAATGAGTCTGAACTTAAGCCAGCTTTGGAGAAGTCCAAGGCAATTTAG
- the LOC124653079 gene encoding wall-associated receptor kinase 3-like: MMLTSWWVSIAAMVLISLPAVAGDLPMTMGLPGCNTTCGNVSVPYPFGIGPDVCYFPGFKLTCDHGSNPTRLLLGDGGADAFEVLDISLENVTVRVVSHMSGGRWSLGGDTIGAGGSPYILKPESNEFILTGCDVQATLLGNGSIISGCVSFCATITDGGGGYTQYYRPEGADINSMTCSNMGCCQSSVVIGSASYGVELKRLNNSLPGDLGVHVLIAEVGWFYPMMFFDLSQNFMELASRAPVLLQWAVAHGAALTNNEMGACPGDAALSVCKSANSNCRDESHFTLKGYSCQCKEGYQGNPYLTGGCQDIKECDRKETYGCFGDCEELPGSFRCWCPEGTSGNYTMAGGCVKSADIIAGNLGLIIGLSVASGPCILLLVLGALLISRDLKQRKARALREKFFSQNRGQLLKQLVSHRADIAERMLISLEELEKATNNFDEARRLGGGGHGTVYKGILSDLHVVAIKKSNIVVKREIDEFINEVAILSQINHRNIVKLHGCCLETQVPLLAYEFISNGTLGDHLHTEEPRSLPWKARLRITNEIAKALAYLHSAVSVPVIHRDIKPSNILLDDALTAKVSDFGASRYIPIDQTGIATAVQGTIGYLDPMYYYTGHLTENSDVYSFGVLLVELLTRRKPSLYRSSEGDGLVMQFLTLLAHDNLSEILDPQVVEEGGGKVKEVATIAASCIKLRGEERPTMRQVEMTLEALQTPNESVNELIEETNENTYAAMNYLRTSKRAKQGESSRCYSLEEEVLLSARYPR, from the exons ATGATGCTAACCAGCTGGTGGGTATCCATTGCAGCGATGGTGCTGATCTCGTTGCCGGCGGTCGCCGGcgatctgccgatgacgatggggCTCCCGGGCTGCAACACCACCTGCGGCAACGTGAGCGTGCCGTACCCGTTCGGAATAGGCCCGGACGTGTGCTACTTCCCGGGATTCAAGCTCACCTGCGACCACGGAAGCAATCCCACGCGGCTActcctcggcgacggcggcgccgacgcctTCGAGGTCCTCGACATCTCCCTGGAGAACGTCACGGTGCGCGTCGTCAGCCACATGAGCGGCGGCCGATGGAGCCTCGGCGGCGACACCATCGGCGCCGGCGGGTCGCCGTACATCCTGAAGCCGGAGTCCAACGAGTTCATCCTCACGGGGTGCGACGTGCAAGCAACGCTGCTGGGCAACGGGAGCATCATCAGCGGTTGCGTCTCCTTCTGCGCCACAATCACGGACGGTGGTGGTGGGTACACCCAGTATTACCGGCCAGAGGGCGCTGACATCAACTCCATGACCTGCTCCAACATGGGCTGCTGCCAGTCGTCCGTCGTCATCGGCAGCGCATCCTACGGCGTGGAGCTCAAGCGGCTCAACAACAGCCTGCCCGGCGATTTGGGCGTGCATGTGCTCATCGCCGAGGTGGGCTGGTTCTACCCGATGATGTTCTTTGATCTGAGCCAGAATTTCATGGAGCTTGCCTCGCGGGCCCCCGTGCTTCTCCAGTGGGCGGTGGCGCACGGCGCGGCGCTGACCAATAACGAGATGGGGGCGTGCCCGGGCGACGCTGCCCTGAGCGTCTGCAAGAGCGCCAACAGCAACTGCAGAGACGAGTCACATTTTACCCTCAAGGGCTATTCGTGCCAGTGCAAGGAGGGCTACCAGGGCAACCCTTACCTCACTGGCGGATGCCAAG ATATCAAAGAATGTGATCGGAAAGAAACATATGGCTGCTTCGGCGACTGTGAGGAACTGCCGGGATCGTTCCGGTGCTGGTGCCCGGAAGGAACCAGCGGCAACTACACCATGGCCGGTGGCTGCGTCAAGTCTGCAGACATAATCGCAG GTAACTTAGGTTTAATCATTGGTTTGTCGGTTGCTAGTGGTCCATGTATTCTACTCTTGGTTCTTGGCGCTCTCCTAATAAGCCGCGATCTTAAGCAACGCAAGGCAAGGGCGTTGAGAGAAAAGTTCTTTAGTCAAAATCGTGGACAGTTGTTGAAGCAGCTGGTATCTCACAGGGCAGACATCGCAGAAAGGATGCTCATTTCCTTAGAAGAGCTAGAGAAGGCCACCAACAATTTCGATGAAGCTCGTAGGCTCGGCGGTGGAGGGCATGGCACCGTATACAAAGGGATCCTGTCCGACTTGCATGTTGTGGCCATCAAGAAGTCAAACATTGTTGTCAAAAGAGAAATCGACGAGTTCATAAATGAGGTTGCTATACTCTCCCAGATCAACCATAGAAATATTGTGAAGCTCCATGGATGTTGCCTCGAGACACAAGTCCCATTACTGGCTTACGAGTTTATTTCCAATGGAACGCTTGGTGACCATCTTCACACGGAAGAACCACGGTCACTACCTTGGAAAGCTAGGTTAAGGATCACAAATGAAATAGCCAAAGCTCTTGCTTACCTTCACTCTGCCGTTTCAGTCCCCGTGATACACAGAGATATCAAGCCTTCCAATATACTTCTTGATGATGCCTTAACAGCAAAAGTGTCAGATTTTGGAGCTTCAAGGTACATTCCGATCGATCAAACAGGAATAGCAACGGCAGTGCAAGGAACTATAGGGTACTTAGACCCTATGTATTATTATACAGGCCACCTCACCGAAAACAGTGATGTTTATAGCTTTGGGGTCCTTCTTGTGGAATTGCTTACTAGGAGGAAGCCCTCTTTGTATAGATCTTCTGAAGGCGATGGCCTTGTCATGCAATTTCTTACACTACTTGCACATGACAATCTGTCTGAAATACTAGATCCGCAAGTTGTAGAGGAGGGAGGTGGCAAAGTCAAAGAAGTAGCTACTATAGCTGCATCGTGCATTAAATTAAGAGGAGAAGAACGACCGACCATGAGGCAAGTGGAGATGACGTTGGAAGCTCTTCAAACACCCAATGAGAGTGTGAATGAATTGATAGAAGAAACAAATGAGAATACATATGCAGCAATGAATTATCTACGGACCAGCAAACGAGCAAAGCAAGGCGAATCCAGTAGGTGTTATAGCCTAGAAGAGGAGGTCTTGCTATCTGCGAGATACCCTCGATAG
- the LOC124655908 gene encoding uncharacterized protein LOC124655908 isoform X2 produces the protein MRSLRKVQAGIIYTEEEVEHSVCSVLADVESSLSNGSFTWVNPPEIEVWSAPLYDYKSLRELSASRDQFLKEKLPMPTPLSSPTFTALNVGLDTGSLPTLEELKIFLKESRMPQDDWVPTKIMSAKSILKATLRQRKIKSNVELSVSDGENIEDITTNAGASGRRIKDSFFALESSLEVRGGTDITLDALDAYLKYLEGTGKASWQELHDKVRFAETRDGASFYTLFGPAIQLGVISRRRVYHETIQYERDRNAGFVSPFGYSTPTVTSAVDAICSLEWSWLLALKSKVCIEGKYPLKFWRWKGYLIQYTSVGCEGPAVLLVHGFGASLQHFRDNISSMADGGHRVWAITLLGFGRSEKPNVDYSELLWSELLRDFIVDVVREPVHLVGNSIGGYICAIAAGLWPSLANSLVLLNSAGSVVPSYSFIPLNKEGRTSWLSGLQARLLLLFLRSRAGGILKKYYPTRTERVDKPLVEEIIRASYDPGATTVIESIFNFNLSIPLNFLFDSFGGNILVIQGMKDPLIKSESFVSMLREHCSKVQIRELNAGHAPHDEVPDEVNSLLSEWMKVNESELKPALEKSKAI, from the exons ATGAGGTCGCTACGCAAG GTACAAGCGGGCATCATTTATACGGAAGAGGAGGTTGAACACAGTGTGTGCAGTGTTCTAGCCGATGTTGAATCGTCTTTGTCTAATGGATCTTTTACATGGGTAAACCCTCCTGAGATAgaggtttggagtgccccattGTATGACTATAAG AGTTTGAGGGAGTTGTCAGCATCACGCGATCAATTtttgaaggagaaactaccgatgCCCACACCTCTCTCTTCCCCAACTTTTACTGCTCTAAATGTGGGGTTAGACACAG GTTCTCTACCCACACTTGAAGAACTAAAAATATTCCTGAAAGAGAGTAGAATGCCACAAGATGATTGGGTCCCTACCAAGATCATGTCAGCAAAATCTATTCTAAAAGCCACCCTCAGACAGAGAAAGATTAAAAGTAACGTTGAACTCAGTGTCAGCGATGGCGAAAACATAGAAGATATCACCACAAACGCTGGTGCATCGGGGAGGAGAATTAAGGATTCATTTTTTGCATTAGAAAGTTCACTTGAAGTTAGAGGTGGAACAGATATTACTCTGGATGCTTTAGATGCTTACTTGAAATACCTGGAAGGCACAGGAAAAGCTAGTTGGCAAGA GTTGCATGATAAAGTTCGGTTTGCTGAAACCAGGGATGGTGCTTCATTTTACACCTTGTTTGGTCCTGCAATTCAGCTTGGAGTCATATCTAGGAGGAGAGTTTACCATGAAACTATTCAATATGAGAGAGATCGCAATGCTGGTTTTGTATCACCATTTGGATACTCAACACCTACAGTGACATCGGCAGTAGATGCTATCTGTTCATTGGAG TGGTCCTGGCTCTTGGCCTTGAAATCCAAAGTATGCATTGAGGGAAAGTATCCTTTGAAGTTTTGGAGATGGAAGGGTTATCTTATACAG TATACTTCGGTTGGTTGTGAAGGTCCTGCAGTTCTTCTTGTGCATGGCTTTGGAGCTTCCCTGCAGCACTTTCGTGACAATATCAGCAGCATGGCTGATGGAGGACACCGAGTTTGGGCAATTACCCTTCTTGGCTTTGGCAGATCAGAGAAACCAAATGTTGACTACTCAGAACTTTTGTGGTCAGAATTACTAAGGGACTTTATTGTTGATGTTGTGAGGGAGCCTGTTCATCTTGTTGGCAACTCTATTGGAG GTTATATTTGTGCTATTGCTGCTGGCTTATGGCCTTCTCTTGCAAATTCTCTGGTTCTTTTGAACTCAGCTGGTTCAGTTGTTCCAAGTTACTCCTTCATCCCATTGAATAAA GAAGGACGAACCTCATGGCTTTCAGGATTGCAGGCTCGCCTCCTTTTGCTCTTTTTGAGGTCAAGGGCAGGAGGCATTCTCAAGAAATACTATCCGACT AGAACTGAACGGGTTGACAAGCCACTCGTGGAAGAGATTATAAGGGCT TCATATGACCCTGGTGCAACAACAGTTATTGAGAGCATATTCAACTTCAATCTTTCAATTCCTCTTAATTTTCTGTTTGATTCTTTTGGAGGAAACATCTTAGTTATTCAG GGAATGAAAGATCCACTTATAAAATCCGAGTCATTTGTTTCCATGCTTAGAGAGCATTGCAGCAAGGTTCAGATTAGGGAATTAAATGCAG GTCATGCTCCACATGATGAAGTTCCCGATGAAGTAAACTCCTTACTGTCTGAATGGATGAAAGTGAATGAGTCTGAACTTAAGCCAGCTTTGGAGAAGTCCAAGGCAATTTAG
- the LOC124653821 gene encoding MYB-like transcription factor ODO1 — protein MGRQPCCDKLGVKRGPWTAEEDRKLMAFILGNGGRCCWRAVPKMAGLLRCGKSCRLRWTNYLRPDLKRGLLTDDEERLVVDLHAKLGNRWSKIAAKLPGRTDNEIKNHWNTHIKKKLIKMGIDPVTHEPLDGRKQPQQESPTTTSAHSSTVTAESKSMDDQQENKHVNDTDKDVTSSGEESSMPQSSSVNTTTSVGITNHDQDPLVKWLMEEEEDMPIGVVDESWLDLTASDNIDDLNIITATTPWDIVGATDWLLDYQDFGVEESSLLVDVSMVDNSSRSNL, from the exons ATGGGGCGGCAGCCGTGCTGCGACAAGCTGGGGGTGAAGCGTGGGCCGTGGACGGCGGAGGAAGACAGGAAGCTGATGGCCTTCATCCTTGGCAACGGCGGCCGCTGCTGCTGGCGCGCCGTCCCCAAGATGGCGGGGCTGCTGCGCTGCGGCAAGAGCTGCCGCCTCCGCTGGACCAACTACCTCCGCCCGGACCTCAAGCGCGGCCTCCTCACGGACGACGAGGAGCGGCTGGTCGTTGACCTCCACGCAAAGCTTGGCAACAG ATGGTCCAAGATTGCTGCCAAGTTACCAGGAAGGACAGATAACGAGATTAAGAACCATTGGAACACACACATCAAGAAGAAACTTATCAAGATGGGCATAGATCCGGTTACACACGAGCCACTCGACGGACGGAAACAACCGCAACAAGAAAGCCCCACTACCACATCCGCACATTCCTCCACCGTCACGGCTGAATCCAAGTCTATGGACGACCAACAAGAGAACAAACACGTTAACGACACAGACAAGGATGTTACATCGTCTGGGGAAGAGTCTAGCATGCCACAATCGTCAAGCGTGAACACTACGACTAGTGTGGGCATCACTAACCATGACCAGGACCCGTTGGTGAAGTGGCtgatggaagaggaggaggacatgcCCATTGGCGTTGTTGATGAGTCGTGGCTTGACTTAACAGCTAGTGACAACATCGACGATCTCAACATCATCACCGCTACCACCCCATGGGACATCGTTGGAGCTACGGACTGGTTGCTCGACTACCAAGATTTTGGAGTAGAGGAATCGAGCTTGCTAGTGGACGTCTCTATGGTCGACAACTCAAGCAGATCAAATCTCTAG